One Ardenticatenales bacterium genomic region harbors:
- a CDS encoding ABC transporter ATP-binding protein, with protein MKAEDDGRKGAGWRVYGALLGTYLRPQRGRVALLALLLVGGIGLQLANPQLVRYFIDAAQTGAGLRQLLGAAGIFMTVAILRQIVNIIATYVGENVAWTATNALRADLALHCLKLDMRFHKVHKPGELIQRVDGDVNKLANFFSRLVIRLLSNLLLLVGVLTLLWALNWALGLAITLISGAAAVYLRYLNRRIVPRWEGLRQSEADLFGALEEWLNGTEDIRGNGAVDYVMGQLHHLSRNRWLRMRHAMRLNIFVITLPITVFTMAYVSAHIVGATLFRNGALTIGSLYVIFYYIDVIKGPLWEILRQVEDLQQAAASMNRIADLLRQQPTIRDGPGAALAAGALGVTFERVNFHYADDPEQAVLADVSFDLAPGQVLGLLGRTGSGKSTLTKLLFRFYDPVSGAIRLNGVDARQATQAELRGRIGMVTQDVELFHASVRENLTLFDETIPDARIAAVVRDVGLGDWLAEMPSGLDTQLAGGSSVSAGQAQLLAFARVFLRDPGLVVLDEASSRLDPATEQLIERAIDNLLRERTAIIVAHRLGTVQRADEIMILEDGVVVEHGKRAALAGDRASRFYRLLQTGLEEGTAGSAVAG; from the coding sequence ATGAAGGCGGAAGATGATGGGCGAAAGGGGGCGGGATGGCGCGTGTATGGGGCGTTGTTGGGGACGTATTTGCGGCCGCAGCGGGGGCGGGTGGCGCTGCTGGCGCTGCTGCTGGTGGGCGGCATCGGCTTGCAGTTGGCAAATCCGCAGTTGGTGCGGTATTTCATCGACGCCGCGCAGACGGGGGCGGGTTTGCGGCAACTGTTGGGCGCTGCCGGCATTTTCATGACCGTGGCCATACTACGACAAATCGTGAACATCATCGCCACCTACGTCGGGGAAAACGTGGCCTGGACGGCTACCAACGCGCTGCGGGCAGACCTGGCGCTGCACTGCCTGAAGCTGGACATGCGCTTCCACAAAGTACACAAGCCAGGAGAGCTAATCCAACGAGTGGATGGAGACGTGAACAAGCTGGCGAACTTCTTCTCGCGGCTGGTCATTCGCCTGTTGAGCAATCTGCTGCTGCTGGTAGGCGTGCTGACGCTGTTGTGGGCGCTGAATTGGGCGCTGGGGCTGGCGATCACCCTGATCAGCGGGGCGGCGGCGGTGTACCTGCGGTATCTGAACCGACGGATCGTGCCGCGCTGGGAGGGGCTGCGGCAAAGTGAAGCGGACCTGTTCGGGGCGCTGGAGGAGTGGCTCAACGGCACGGAGGATATTCGCGGCAATGGGGCGGTGGATTACGTCATGGGACAACTGCATCACCTGTCGCGCAACCGCTGGCTGCGCATGCGCCACGCCATGCGCCTGAACATATTCGTGATCACGCTGCCCATTACGGTCTTCACGATGGCCTACGTCAGCGCGCACATCGTGGGCGCGACGCTGTTTCGCAACGGGGCGCTGACAATTGGCAGCCTCTACGTCATCTTCTATTACATTGACGTGATCAAGGGGCCGTTGTGGGAGATTTTGCGGCAGGTGGAGGATTTGCAGCAGGCGGCGGCGAGTATGAATCGTATTGCCGACCTGTTGCGGCAACAACCCACCATCCGGGATGGTCCGGGCGCAGCGTTGGCCGCGGGCGCGCTGGGGGTGACGTTTGAGCGCGTCAACTTCCATTATGCGGATGATCCGGAGCAGGCGGTGCTGGCGGACGTGAGTTTCGATCTGGCTCCGGGCCAGGTGTTGGGCCTGTTGGGACGCACAGGCAGCGGCAAGTCCACGCTGACGAAACTGCTGTTTCGCTTTTATGACCCGGTGAGTGGGGCGATCCGCCTGAATGGGGTGGATGCACGGCAGGCGACGCAGGCGGAGCTGCGGGGGCGCATTGGCATGGTGACGCAGGATGTGGAGTTGTTCCACGCCAGCGTGCGCGAGAATCTGACGTTGTTTGACGAGACAATCCCGGATGCGCGGATTGCGGCGGTGGTGCGGGATGTGGGGCTGGGGGATTGGCTGGCGGAAATGCCGTCGGGTCTGGACACACAATTGGCGGGCGGCAGCAGCGTCTCGGCGGGGCAGGCGCAATTGCTGGCGTTTGCGCGCGTGTTTTTGCGCGATCCGGGGCTGGTCGTCTTAGACGAGGCATCATCACGTTTGGACCCGGCCACGGAGCAGTTGATTGAACGGGCCATTGACAACCTGCTGCGGGAGCGCACAGCCATTATTGTGGCGCACCGGTTGGGCACGGTTCAGCGGGCGGACGAGATCATGATCCTGGAAGATGGGGTGGTGGTGGAACATGGAAAGCGGGCGGCGTTGGCGGGCGATCGGGCTTCTCGTTTTTATAGGCTGCTGCAAACAGGGCTGGAAGAAGGAACAGCGGGAAGTGCGGTTGCCGGGTGA
- a CDS encoding ABC transporter ATP-binding protein, with protein MRDLAMKDMGFAAFFWRLARHSGRVYLAHSVTLVAYFSSRLVPGLIVQQVFDGLTGGAAARFSVGTLLGLYVGWEVGRMALNFAAEYYGRTFFYLQKALLQKNVLRGLLRRPAALPLPAPPGDALNRLDHDTGEIADFPLWLPYVAGHALFALIAVVIMLRINAVITLVVVLPLLGVILLTNAVRERLLRTYQQDREASSRVTAFLGELFGAVQAMKVADADAGVLAHFHELNEARRKAGLRVRLLQDLLTWAAGNLSDLGVGVVLLLSGGAIRAGIFTIGDFSLFITYLWFIIRFPSHTGGMLADAKTQSVSLERLLTLQDDPRAATLIEATPVYSDGRYPAIPRPPRAPADRLDVLRARGLTYRHPGTGRGIVDVDLRLERGTLTVITGEIGAGKSTLLRALLGLLPRDSGEIWWNDRLVTDAAAFFVPPRCAYTPQVPRLFSQSLRDNVLLGLPLGAEALDAAIYAGVLEADAPRLEQGLDTVVGPRGVKLSGGQVQRTAAARMFVRQPELLVFDDLSSALDVETEQELWRRLRTGAPEATVLAVSHRPAALRLADQVIEMKEGRGMKVKG; from the coding sequence ATGCGCGACCTGGCAATGAAAGATATGGGATTTGCGGCGTTTTTCTGGCGGCTGGCGCGGCATAGTGGGCGCGTTTATCTGGCGCATAGCGTGACGCTGGTGGCGTATTTCAGCAGCCGCCTGGTGCCGGGGCTGATTGTGCAGCAGGTGTTTGATGGCCTCACGGGGGGGGCGGCGGCCCGCTTCAGCGTGGGCACGCTGCTGGGATTGTATGTTGGGTGGGAAGTGGGGCGCATGGCGCTTAACTTCGCCGCCGAGTACTACGGACGCACCTTTTTCTATTTGCAGAAGGCGCTGCTGCAAAAGAACGTGCTGCGAGGCCTGTTACGGCGTCCGGCGGCGCTACCGCTGCCCGCGCCACCGGGCGACGCGCTCAACCGCCTGGACCACGACACGGGGGAGATTGCCGATTTCCCGCTGTGGCTGCCTTACGTGGCGGGGCACGCCCTGTTCGCCCTGATTGCCGTGGTGATTATGCTGCGCATCAATGCCGTGATCACGCTGGTGGTGGTGCTGCCACTGTTGGGCGTGATCTTGCTGACGAATGCGGTGCGGGAACGGTTGCTGCGTACCTATCAGCAAGATCGGGAGGCGAGCAGCCGCGTGACGGCGTTCCTGGGGGAGTTGTTTGGGGCGGTGCAGGCGATGAAGGTGGCGGATGCGGACGCGGGTGTGTTGGCTCATTTTCATGAGTTAAACGAGGCGCGGCGGAAGGCGGGACTGCGGGTGCGGCTGCTGCAAGATTTGCTCACCTGGGCGGCGGGCAATCTGTCTGATCTGGGCGTGGGGGTGGTTTTGTTGCTGAGTGGGGGAGCGATTCGTGCCGGCATTTTCACCATCGGCGACTTCAGCTTGTTCATTACCTATCTCTGGTTTATCATCCGCTTCCCCTCCCATACCGGCGGCATGCTGGCCGACGCCAAAACGCAATCCGTCTCCCTGGAGCGGCTGCTAACGCTACAAGACGACCCACGCGCCGCCACCTTAATAGAAGCCACCCCCGTGTACAGCGACGGCCGCTACCCCGCCATCCCCCGGCCCCCGCGCGCCCCCGCCGACCGGCTGGACGTCCTGCGCGCGCGCGGACTGACCTACCGCCATCCGGGAACAGGGCGGGGGATCGTGGACGTGGATTTGCGCCTGGAGCGGGGCACGCTGACCGTAATCACAGGCGAGATCGGCGCAGGGAAAAGCACCCTGCTGCGGGCGCTGTTGGGGCTGCTGCCACGCGACAGCGGCGAAATCTGGTGGAACGACCGGTTGGTGACGGATGCGGCAGCGTTCTTTGTGCCTCCGCGCTGCGCCTACACGCCGCAGGTCCCGCGCCTGTTCAGCCAATCGCTGCGGGACAACGTGCTGCTGGGGCTGCCGCTGGGGGCGGAGGCATTAGACGCGGCCATTTACGCCGGCGTCTTGGAAGCAGACGCGCCCCGCCTGGAACAGGGCCTGGACACGGTGGTCGGGCCGCGCGGCGTGAAATTGTCCGGGGGGCAGGTGCAGCGGACGGCAGCGGCGCGCATGTTCGTGCGCCAGCCGGAGTTGCTCGTCTTTGACGACCTCTCCAGCGCCCTGGACGTGGAGACGGAGCAGGAATTGTGGCGGCGACTGCGGACCGGCGCGCCGGAAGCGACCGTCCTGGCGGTGTCGCACCGACCGGCGGCGCTGCGGCTGGCGGACCAGGTAATAGAGATGAAAGAAGGCCGAGGGATGAAGGTAAAAGGATGA
- a CDS encoding ABC transporter ATP-binding protein, which translates to MTPYALLKTYLRPWWPRTLLLFLLLGGGIAAQLINPQILRAFIDTATGGGSQRALLRAALAYLALAAAQQVLQTAASYVSEDVGWRATNRLRADLTAHCLRLDMSFHNAHTPGELIERVDGDVSTLATFFSQLVVQVWGNGLLALGILILLWREDWRVGLVGTAYALLLAGFLRGIQRRSVRLMTAARQAQAALIGFLEEAFVSLEDIHANGGDAYLLRRFYELARQVLLTMRRASMMTETIFTATYLLYTFTLCAVLVIGAVLLRQGVMTIGGLFLVVTYVTQLETPLSEIRRQVTRLHEALAGVQRIGEFLRLRPAIANAGAARLPPGPLSVTFDSVTFGYEARPTVTDVRFHLAAGQVLGLLGRTGSGKTTLGRLLFRLYDVDAGTIRLHGTDLRQLDLSHLRGRVGMVTQEVQLFAATVRDNVTFFDHAISDERILAALAELGLANWLAGLPHGLDTPVAAGGKGLSAGEGQLLAFARIFLKDPGLIILDEASSRLDPATERRLDRAISRLIQGRTAIIIAHRLATIQRTDQVLILSEGRVAEFGPRAALAADTQSRFYRLLHAQEWRSGENKGAM; encoded by the coding sequence ATGACGCCCTACGCCCTCCTCAAAACCTACCTGCGCCCCTGGTGGCCGCGCACCCTGCTCTTGTTCCTCCTCCTCGGCGGCGGCATTGCCGCCCAACTCATCAACCCGCAAATCCTGCGCGCCTTCATTGACACGGCCACCGGCGGCGGCAGCCAGCGCGCCCTGCTCCGCGCCGCCCTCGCCTACCTGGCCCTGGCCGCCGCGCAGCAAGTGCTGCAAACGGCCGCCAGCTACGTCAGCGAAGACGTGGGCTGGCGCGCCACCAACCGGCTGCGCGCCGACCTCACTGCCCACTGCCTGCGCCTGGATATGTCCTTCCACAACGCGCACACCCCCGGCGAACTGATCGAGCGCGTCGATGGCGACGTGAGTACCCTGGCGACCTTCTTCTCCCAACTGGTGGTGCAGGTGTGGGGCAACGGCCTGCTGGCCCTGGGCATCCTCATCCTCCTCTGGCGCGAAGATTGGCGCGTGGGGCTGGTGGGCACGGCCTACGCCCTGCTGCTGGCGGGCTTCCTGCGCGGCATCCAGCGCCGTTCCGTGCGCCTGATGACGGCGGCGCGGCAGGCGCAGGCTGCCTTGATCGGCTTCCTGGAAGAAGCGTTCGTCAGCCTGGAGGACATACACGCCAACGGCGGCGACGCCTACCTGCTGCGCCGCTTCTACGAGCTGGCGCGCCAGGTGTTGTTGACAATGCGGCGGGCGAGCATGATGACGGAAACCATCTTCACCGCCACCTACCTGCTCTACACCTTCACCCTCTGCGCCGTGTTGGTCATTGGCGCGGTGCTGCTGCGCCAGGGCGTGATGACGATTGGCGGCCTCTTCCTCGTCGTCACCTACGTCACGCAACTGGAAACCCCCCTGAGTGAAATCCGCCGCCAGGTCACACGCCTGCACGAGGCGCTGGCCGGCGTGCAGCGCATCGGCGAATTCCTGCGCCTGCGCCCGGCCATCGCCAACGCGGGCGCGGCGCGGCTGCCACCGGGGCCGCTATCCGTGACCTTTGACAGCGTCACCTTTGGCTACGAAGCGCGGCCAACGGTGACGGATGTCCGTTTTCATCTGGCGGCGGGGCAAGTGTTGGGGCTGCTGGGGCGCACGGGCAGCGGCAAGACGACGTTGGGCCGCCTGCTGTTCCGCCTCTACGATGTGGACGCGGGGACGATCCGCCTGCACGGGACGGACCTGCGCCAGTTGGACCTCTCCCACTTGCGCGGGCGCGTGGGCATGGTGACGCAGGAGGTGCAGTTGTTCGCGGCCACCGTGCGGGACAATGTCACCTTCTTCGACCACGCCATCTCCGACGAGCGCATCCTGGCGGCGTTGGCGGAACTGGGGCTGGCGAATTGGCTGGCGGGGCTGCCGCACGGACTGGATACGCCCGTGGCCGCCGGGGGCAAAGGGCTGTCTGCCGGGGAGGGGCAGTTGCTGGCCTTTGCGCGCATCTTCCTCAAGGACCCGGGCCTGATCATCCTCGATGAAGCGTCGTCGCGGCTGGACCCGGCTACGGAGCGGCGGCTGGATCGGGCGATCAGCCGCCTGATCCAGGGGCGCACGGCCATCATCATCGCCCACCGCCTGGCGACGATCCAGCGCACGGATCAGGTCCTCATCCTCAGCGAGGGGCGGGTGGCGGAGTTTGGCCCCCGCGCCGCCCTGGCCGCGGATACGCAGTCCCGGTTTTACCGCCTGCTGCACGCGCAGGAATGGCGTTCCGGCGAAAATAAAGGGGCAATGTAA
- a CDS encoding tetratricopeptide repeat protein, producing MAAEAEGAAREEAAFAGNLATYFYQTGQMDKARAELERVLGIFEQLGEKKSVATILHNLGMLAQATGEMDLARRRYEESLAMMRELGNRAGIATSLGQLANLEKAEGNEAEAERLYREAIDIGGQIGDVAGMSIDLFNLALLLEKQARLAEALPLLQQSLANFQRLGSPYANSHVPPRPGARAAKTGNLKNPVFTKSRVFAQSAPPR from the coding sequence GTGGCGGCGGAAGCGGAGGGGGCAGCGCGAGAAGAAGCGGCCTTCGCCGGCAATCTGGCTACGTACTTTTACCAGACAGGTCAAATGGACAAAGCCCGCGCTGAACTGGAGCGCGTCCTGGGCATTTTTGAACAGCTTGGGGAGAAAAAGAGCGTAGCTACCATCCTGCACAATCTTGGCATGTTAGCCCAGGCCACGGGGGAGATGGACCTGGCGCGGCGGCGGTATGAGGAGAGCCTGGCGATGATGCGGGAATTGGGGAATCGTGCCGGCATTGCCACCTCCCTGGGACAGTTAGCCAACCTGGAAAAAGCCGAAGGGAACGAAGCGGAAGCGGAGCGCCTCTATCGGGAGGCGATTGACATCGGCGGGCAGATTGGGGACGTTGCCGGCATGAGCATTGACCTGTTCAACCTGGCGCTGCTACTGGAAAAGCAGGCGCGGTTGGCCGAGGCCCTGCCCCTGCTGCAACAGTCGCTTGCCAACTTCCAGCGCCTGGGTTCGCCTTATGCAAACAGCCACGTCCCCCCCCGCCCTGGAGCGCGTGCAGCAAAAACTGGCAACTTGAAAAACCCGGTTTTTACGAAAAGCCGGGTTTTTGCCCAAAGCGCGCCCCCCCGTTGA
- a CDS encoding serine protease, translating into MCFYKYWSQSRQVRIFLLLLLVLAFTQVTLSHVSADQVGSSLQPDTIVSSDGLVFSAEQFLGQVDGASSTAFQPSFVGQGSTVPVAPTVDDDVNVNTPPMLGPLPGSVIGPDGRTKVTATTTYPYRAIAYLSVKFPNGGTYGCSGWFIGSRTVATAGHCVYYASYGGWATSVTAYPGKNGSSNPYGSSTKYRLFSVTGWTQNGNWDYDYGAIQLNSALGDTVGWFGFRWQSSNTFSGSYTVTGYPGDKPYGTMWTMSDNPGIRGVNTYHLFYQIDTYGGQSGSPVYHNYSASCNPCSVAIHSYGVGQNPYPQYNSGTRIREAVFNNLLSWKNYPYP; encoded by the coding sequence ATGTGTTTTTACAAGTATTGGAGTCAATCAAGGCAGGTGCGGATTTTTCTGCTGCTGTTGCTGGTATTGGCGTTTACGCAGGTAACTTTGTCGCATGTATCGGCTGATCAGGTCGGTAGCAGTTTGCAACCAGATACCATTGTCTCCAGCGATGGGCTGGTTTTTTCGGCAGAGCAGTTTTTAGGTCAGGTGGATGGCGCTTCTTCGACGGCTTTTCAGCCCAGTTTTGTTGGACAGGGATCAACTGTTCCCGTTGCACCAACGGTGGACGATGACGTCAATGTAAACACGCCCCCGATGCTTGGTCCCCTTCCAGGATCGGTGATTGGGCCAGATGGGCGCACCAAAGTGACCGCAACGACCACCTATCCATACCGAGCTATCGCTTACCTCAGCGTGAAGTTTCCCAACGGCGGCACTTACGGCTGCTCTGGTTGGTTTATCGGTTCACGGACGGTGGCTACTGCCGGACATTGCGTTTATTATGCCTCCTACGGCGGTTGGGCAACAAGCGTAACCGCGTATCCGGGGAAAAATGGGAGCAGTAATCCATATGGAAGCTCAACCAAGTATCGCCTGTTCTCAGTTACCGGTTGGACGCAAAATGGAAACTGGGATTATGATTATGGCGCTATCCAACTCAATTCCGCTTTGGGTGATACCGTCGGTTGGTTTGGTTTCCGCTGGCAAAGCAGCAATACATTTTCTGGTTCTTACACAGTGACCGGCTATCCTGGCGACAAACCATATGGTACGATGTGGACTATGTCAGATAATCCTGGCATTCGGGGCGTCAACACTTACCATCTGTTCTATCAGATCGACACCTACGGTGGACAGAGTGGTTCCCCCGTATATCACAACTACAGCGCCAGTTGCAATCCCTGTTCGGTCGCTATTCATTCCTATGGCGTCGGTCAGAATCCGTACCCACAATACAACAGTGGGACCCGCATTCGCGAAGCGGTCTTCAACAACCTGCTTAGTTGGAAAAACTATCCCTATCCCTAA
- a CDS encoding carboxypeptidase regulatory-like domain-containing protein, producing MQRTKTFHLLLRVVLLGVIGSYLWGCSSSSEPQPAAPQSTSPADQPLTNEDIVSPANVQMSQVTGRVLDAAGTPVFEAQVFAVGIGAPEMMAITDEKGGYIWALPTGVFTMTAQKEGYVSQTEEIELENSESLTLDFVLQKEP from the coding sequence ATGCAAAGAACAAAAACGTTTCATCTATTGTTGCGCGTGGTGCTTCTGGGGGTAATCGGCTCCTACTTGTGGGGATGCAGCAGTAGCAGCGAACCACAGCCCGCTGCGCCACAATCAACCTCCCCAGCGGATCAGCCTTTGACGAATGAGGACATCGTGTCGCCGGCTAACGTTCAGATGAGCCAGGTGACGGGACGTGTACTTGATGCCGCAGGCACTCCTGTATTTGAAGCCCAGGTCTTTGCCGTGGGCATCGGTGCGCCAGAAATGATGGCGATTACGGATGAAAAGGGTGGTTACATCTGGGCATTGCCAACCGGCGTTTTCACCATGACGGCGCAGAAGGAAGGTTATGTCTCCCAGACCGAGGAAATCGAATTAGAAAACAGCGAGTCATTGACGTTGGATTTTGTGCTACAAAAGGAGCCGTGA
- a CDS encoding Lrp/AsnC family transcriptional regulator: MLEYSQIHGLDEIDKAILTLLQNEGRLSNAELARRINLSPPATHSRLKRLEDAGIIRGYAAIVDREQLGYDMLCFVNVRMQLHQFEAIAHFKETIRGMPEVLECHHITGEYDYLLKVVVHGRKDLERFIVDKITPIPGVARIYTSLVLTEIKTTVAVPLP; this comes from the coding sequence ATGTTAGAATATTCGCAAATTCATGGTCTGGACGAAATAGACAAGGCGATTCTAACCTTGCTGCAAAACGAAGGTCGCTTGAGCAACGCCGAACTGGCGCGACGCATCAATCTTTCTCCGCCGGCTACGCACAGCCGCCTGAAGCGGTTGGAGGATGCCGGCATCATCCGTGGCTACGCGGCCATTGTTGACCGTGAGCAACTTGGTTATGACATGCTTTGTTTCGTCAATGTGCGTATGCAGCTTCACCAGTTTGAAGCCATTGCCCACTTCAAGGAAACCATCCGCGGTATGCCGGAAGTGTTGGAATGCCATCACATCACGGGGGAGTATGACTACTTGTTGAAAGTGGTGGTGCATGGACGCAAAGACCTGGAACGTTTTATCGTCGATAAGATTACGCCTATCCCCGGCGTGGCCCGTATCTACACCAGCCTGGTGCTGACGGAGATCAAAACGACAGTGGCTGTACCACTGCCATGA
- a CDS encoding O-acetylhomoserine aminocarboxypropyltransferase/cysteine synthase has translation MNEFAYSPGVAAYVQRGQEMTAAEETRRAHMRRMRFDTIAVHGLYGMEAALANQGSIIEPGYLSAAQHFENSDHMEAALAYLMPSWTYSRIANPTTHYLEETLALLEGYGFEGEVSALVTASGMAAVFMATHPFLARDGVLTRPNIVVSAKCYGGSYMLFQQRYGVERGVEVRWVRDPLDMAEWESHIDEETRFVYGEMPSNPSLAVMDIPGLAELAHAHGLPLIVDSTVASPALLRPLSLGADIVIHSVSKSMAASGFAIAGAVIARHEIPSRVGPDDMRRNFATYLKLLPFRDQGPGLSPFNALMILNDLRTLRSRMDILSRHTMQVADFLQRHPGVEAVFYPGLEEVRGHDTAARVMWLADGEDDYGVPVNRFGHLMGFTVRGGAAAARAVFDRLELIWRATDLGRIKSVATIPAISTHQQQGEEGRELAQLPRNLVRLSVGGEHPGDVIADLEQALDGAARTFAVAARSGGQKRDVLSEMPFPEGVN, from the coding sequence ATGAATGAATTTGCCTATTCCCCCGGCGTTGCTGCGTATGTTCAGCGCGGCCAGGAGATGACTGCGGCTGAAGAAACACGACGGGCGCATATGCGGCGGATGAGATTTGATACCATTGCCGTGCATGGCCTCTATGGAATGGAGGCCGCCCTCGCCAACCAGGGTAGCATCATCGAACCGGGCTACCTGAGCGCGGCGCAGCATTTCGAGAACAGCGACCACATGGAAGCGGCGCTCGCCTACCTGATGCCTTCGTGGACCTACAGCCGCATTGCCAATCCGACCACGCACTATCTGGAGGAGACGCTGGCTCTGCTGGAGGGATATGGTTTTGAGGGAGAGGTCAGCGCCCTGGTAACGGCTTCCGGTATGGCTGCCGTGTTTATGGCGACGCACCCTTTTCTGGCGCGCGATGGCGTGCTGACACGGCCCAACATCGTCGTCAGCGCCAAATGTTATGGCGGTAGCTACATGCTGTTTCAGCAGCGTTATGGCGTGGAACGGGGTGTTGAGGTGCGATGGGTGCGGGATCCGCTGGACATGGCTGAATGGGAGAGCCATATTGATGAGGAGACTCGTTTTGTCTACGGGGAGATGCCCAGTAATCCCAGTCTGGCGGTGATGGACATCCCGGGCCTGGCGGAACTGGCGCACGCCCACGGCCTGCCGCTGATCGTAGATAGCACCGTGGCCTCGCCCGCTTTGTTACGCCCCTTGAGCCTGGGGGCGGATATCGTGATCCATTCGGTAAGCAAGAGCATGGCGGCCAGCGGTTTTGCCATCGCCGGCGCGGTGATTGCTCGCCATGAGATACCCAGCCGCGTGGGACCGGACGACATGCGTCGGAATTTTGCCACGTACTTGAAGCTGTTGCCTTTCCGCGATCAGGGACCCGGCCTGAGTCCGTTTAATGCGCTGATGATTCTCAATGATTTGCGCACGCTGCGCAGCCGCATGGATATTCTCAGCCGACATACGATGCAGGTGGCGGATTTCTTGCAGCGGCATCCGGGCGTGGAGGCTGTATTTTATCCTGGCCTGGAGGAGGTGCGTGGTCATGACACGGCAGCGCGCGTCATGTGGCTGGCGGACGGGGAGGATGATTACGGCGTTCCCGTGAATCGGTTTGGTCACTTGATGGGCTTTACGGTGCGTGGTGGGGCGGCGGCGGCGCGGGCGGTGTTTGACCGCCTGGAACTTATCTGGCGAGCAACGGATCTAGGCCGGATTAAGAGCGTGGCAACGATTCCGGCTATTTCTACGCACCAGCAGCAGGGGGAGGAGGGGCGAGAATTAGCGCAGCTTCCGCGGAATCTGGTTCGTTTGAGCGTGGGCGGGGAACACCCGGGTGATGTGATTGCGGACCTGGAACAGGCATTGGATGGAGCGGCGCGAACCTTTGCTGTTGCCGCACGAAGCGGCGGACAGAAACGAGACGTTTTGTCGGAAATGCCTTTCCCAGAAGGGGTCAATTAG
- a CDS encoding ABC transporter permease, with amino-acid sequence MATTTNATENKVRVTSSEGIIKELTGLERWVGPEWYRLIKGVFTNPLSILGLVIILIFLLVAIFAPVLAPAPSEQWDPSLIPRDGFKAEPQPPGTVWNRNVPEQVPAWYRLITGNEEWVHILGTTSGQYDIWYGLIWGSRTALIYGTLVVLADAIIGITIGSLAGFYGGWTDEVLMRVVEVFIAFPFLVGALILSSMLVPIFGRSIWPASIALIVFGWTRYARLLRGDILATKERDYVLASRASGARSIHLILRHVLPNAIFPTLVYLSLDMGAIVLSFATLSFLGVGVQIGYADWGQIVSQAREWILALDQYWYIIVYPGLALLLYGLGWNLVGDALRDILDPKLRGVR; translated from the coding sequence ATGGCTACAACCACAAACGCAACTGAGAACAAAGTCCGAGTCACATCGAGTGAAGGCATCATTAAAGAACTGACCGGTCTGGAACGATGGGTTGGCCCTGAATGGTATCGCCTGATCAAGGGCGTATTCACCAATCCCCTCTCTATTCTGGGCCTTGTTATCATCCTCATCTTCCTCCTCGTTGCCATCTTCGCCCCCGTGCTGGCTCCAGCGCCCAGCGAACAATGGGATCCCTCCCTGATCCCGCGCGATGGCTTCAAAGCCGAACCGCAGCCACCCGGGACCGTCTGGAACCGGAATGTTCCCGAACAGGTGCCTGCCTGGTACAGACTTATCACGGGCAACGAAGAATGGGTTCACATTCTGGGCACAACCAGCGGCCAGTATGACATCTGGTATGGCCTTATCTGGGGCAGTCGCACCGCCCTCATCTATGGCACGCTGGTGGTGCTGGCCGATGCCATCATCGGCATCACCATTGGCTCGCTGGCGGGCTTCTATGGTGGCTGGACTGACGAAGTATTGATGCGCGTGGTGGAAGTGTTTATTGCCTTCCCGTTCCTCGTCGGTGCGCTGATTCTCTCGTCCATGCTCGTGCCCATCTTCGGCCGCAGCATCTGGCCGGCATCTATCGCCCTGATTGTGTTTGGCTGGACGCGCTATGCGCGTCTGCTGCGCGGGGATATTCTGGCGACGAAGGAGCGTGACTACGTGCTGGCATCGCGGGCCAGCGGCGCGCGCAGCATTCACTTGATCCTACGGCACGTACTACCAAATGCTATCTTCCCCACGCTGGTGTACCTCTCGCTAGACATGGGCGCGATTGTACTCTCCTTTGCCACGCTCAGTTTCCTCGGCGTAGGCGTGCAAATCGGCTACGCGGATTGGGGCCAAATCGTCAGTCAGGCCCGCGAGTGGATTCTGGCTCTAGACCAATACTGGTACATCATTGTATATCCTGGCCTGGCGCTGCTGCTGTATGGGCTGGGCTGGAATCTGGTTGGGGATGCCTTGCGGGACATCCTGGACCCGAAACTACGTGGCGTGCGCTAA